One Rhipicephalus microplus isolate Deutch F79 chromosome 4, USDA_Rmic, whole genome shotgun sequence genomic window carries:
- the LOC119171461 gene encoding uncharacterized protein LOC119171461, whose amino-acid sequence MKCTIAFLVLATVIAGAMAGYAYGGYGGYGLGGYGGYGGYGGYGGYGGYGGYGRYGLGYGGYGYGHGYGGYGGYGGYGLGYGGYGGYGGYGGYGGYGGYGKYGHGFYG is encoded by the coding sequence ATTGCATTCCTTGTTCTCGCCACTGTGATCGCTGGTGCCATGGCTGGCTATGCGTATGGCGGCTATGGCGGGTACGGCCTTGGCGGCTACGGCGGCTATGGTGGTTATGGCGGCTACGGAGGCTACGGCGGATATGGTGGTTATGGAAGATACGGCCTCGGATACGGTGGTTATGGATACGGTCATGGATACGGCGGATACGGAGGCTACGGTGGATACGGCCTTGGATATGGTGGATACGGAGGCTATGGTGGATATGGTGGCTACGGAGGCTATGGTGGCTACGGAAAATATGGTCATGGTTTCTATGGTTAA